A DNA window from bacterium contains the following coding sequences:
- a CDS encoding nitroreductase family protein — MNLPRLPEAHVDPQFPERWSPRAFSPRPVAEADLLSLFEAARWAPSAANSQPWFFLAAVTPQEHARFLDLLHPGNQIWAARAPVLLFLLARRISSSGRTLEWGPFDAGAAWLALALQARKLGLFAHAMGGFDRERVYSALHIPAAEYTAQVAIAVGYYGDPLELSEELQQREHPSMRKSLQDLYHLGAFAAV, encoded by the coding sequence ATGAACCTACCCCGTCTTCCCGAAGCCCACGTCGACCCCCAGTTCCCGGAACGCTGGTCACCGCGCGCCTTTTCGCCCCGGCCGGTCGCCGAAGCCGATCTGCTCTCCCTTTTCGAAGCTGCGCGCTGGGCACCTTCGGCCGCCAATTCCCAGCCCTGGTTCTTTCTCGCGGCCGTCACCCCGCAGGAGCATGCTCGGTTTCTCGACCTCCTTCACCCCGGCAACCAGATCTGGGCCGCTCGGGCGCCGGTGCTCCTCTTTCTCCTGGCGCGGCGGATCAGCAGTTCAGGCCGTACGCTCGAATGGGGGCCTTTTGATGCAGGCGCGGCCTGGCTGGCCCTGGCGCTACAGGCGCGCAAGCTCGGCCTCTTCGCCCATGCCATGGGCGGCTTCGATCGCGAGAGGGTTTATTCCGCCCTCCATATCCCGGCTGCTGAGTATACCGCCCAGGTGGCCATCGCCGTCGGTTACTATGGTGACCCCCTGGAACTCAGCGAGGAGTTGCAGCAGCGTGAGCACCCCTCCATGCGCAAATCCCTGCAGGATCTGTATCACCTCGGCGCCTTCGCGGCGGTATGA
- a CDS encoding nucleoside deaminase, whose amino-acid sequence MANEHTNSHLAAAIREAKKGLRHNHGGPFGAVIVHRSRIIARGHNEVLRTNDPTAHAEIVAIRKASAKLGRFDLGDCEIWSTCEPCPMCFAAIHWAKIPLLYYGCTHDDAAAIGFDDAFIYAVIRGETSEKRLRLVQHGRPECLELFNEWRSKQDRRSY is encoded by the coding sequence TTGGCAAACGAACACACCAATTCACATCTGGCGGCGGCGATCCGGGAGGCGAAGAAAGGCCTCCGCCATAATCACGGCGGGCCATTCGGAGCAGTCATCGTCCATCGCAGCCGAATTATTGCGCGGGGGCACAATGAGGTTTTAAGGACCAATGATCCCACTGCGCATGCCGAGATCGTTGCGATCCGCAAGGCCTCGGCAAAACTTGGCCGCTTCGATCTTGGCGATTGTGAAATCTGGTCCACGTGCGAACCCTGTCCGATGTGTTTTGCCGCCATCCACTGGGCCAAGATACCTCTGCTCTATTATGGCTGCACCCATGATGATGCCGCGGCCATCGGCTTTGATGATGCTTTTATCTATGCGGTAATACGCGGTGAAACCAGTGAGAAGCGCCTGCGGCTCGTGCAGCATGGGCGGCCGGAGTGCCTTGAGCTTTTTAATGAATGGCGCAGCAAGCAGGACCGGCGAAGTTACTGA
- a CDS encoding HIT family protein, whose translation MFCIFCEIAAKRIPAQVIYEDERCMAFMDLMPINPGHVLIIPKEHAANIWELPPAAAQALLPAAQKVAAALRSSGLRCEGVNLHMANGEVAGQSVFHAHLHVVPRFAGDGFGLKFPPGYGAEADKNELAAAAEQIRQALVKAR comes from the coding sequence ATGTTCTGCATCTTTTGTGAAATTGCGGCGAAGCGGATTCCGGCGCAGGTCATCTATGAAGATGAGCGATGCATGGCTTTCATGGACCTGATGCCCATCAATCCGGGCCATGTCCTGATCATCCCGAAAGAGCATGCTGCCAATATCTGGGAACTCCCGCCTGCCGCAGCACAAGCCTTGCTACCGGCCGCACAAAAAGTTGCAGCCGCACTGCGCAGCTCGGGCCTGCGCTGTGAGGGCGTCAATCTGCACATGGCGAATGGCGAAGTGGCCGGGCAGTCGGTATTTCATGCCCACCTGCACGTGGTGCCTCGCTTCGCCGGCGATGGCTTCGGTCTGAAATTTCCGCCGGGTTATGGCGCTGAAGCCGACAAGAACGAACTGGCTGCGGCGGCAGAGCAGATCCGCCAGGCTCTGGTCAAGGCCCGCTGA
- a CDS encoding Hsp20/alpha crystallin family protein, which yields MFLVKRDRENLVRNPWFDEAFMGWPFWSRYEEDSMVWSPRVDVRENPDEIVVKADVPGMDKKDLKISVENNLLTIKGERKSEVEEKEANIYRSERHFGAFQRTFSLSSRVKSDAIRADYKDGVLTIVLPKVEEVKPRQIEIN from the coding sequence ATGTTTCTGGTAAAACGTGATCGTGAGAATCTGGTGCGCAATCCCTGGTTTGATGAAGCCTTCATGGGATGGCCGTTCTGGAGTCGTTACGAGGAAGATTCGATGGTTTGGTCGCCGCGCGTGGATGTGCGGGAAAATCCGGATGAGATCGTGGTCAAGGCCGATGTTCCCGGCATGGACAAAAAGGACCTCAAGATCTCGGTCGAGAACAACCTCTTGACGATCAAGGGCGAGCGCAAATCGGAAGTTGAAGAAAAAGAGGCGAACATCTACCGTTCCGAACGCCACTTCGGCGCCTTTCAGCGCACCTTCAGCCTCTCCAGCCGGGTCAAATCCGATGCAATTCGTGCGGATTACAAGGATGGTGTCCTGACCATCGTTCTGCCCAAGGTGGAAGAGGTCAAACCGCGCCAGATCGAAATCAACTAA